The DNA region ATTACCTGGACAGCATGAATCTGAATCCCATGGACACCACATCTGAATCGACTGGATACCTTGTTTCTGAATCACCTGGCGCCTTGCGCCTGAATCTGCAGTTAACCGATATTTTGTAATATATGACGCTTTAACCTGTAATTTGTTATTTGATTTTCAAGGAAATCGTTTAATGATTTTTTATGTTATCGGTATCATTTTAACCTCGTTAATGTTATGGCTTGTTCCCTTGTCGGCATTTTTAGCAAGTAAAGGGCTTGTCATTCTTCTTGTGGCAGGCTACTGTGCTATTTACCTCTTGTTTATCTATAAAAAGCCTCTCAAATTCATTCGGTCACATTTTTCTTACCCCTTATTAGTTACGTTGTTTATTTTGCTATTTACCTTTCTGTACTTTATATTTTTGAAACAGCAAATTTCTGTGCTTATTGCCGGGAAGATAATCATAGTGTTTCTGTTACCATTATTGGTTTTGTTATTTGCTAAGTCGAAGCCTGGGGAATTCCATGGACTCGACCTTTTGGTATTTTTGATGGTGTTTATTTCTCTGGAGTCTAGGTTTGTTTCCTTACCGTTAGTATATGAGAAAAATATTCTTTCTTTTGACGGGATTTTCATGGCATTTGTTCTTTTTGTGCTGTTTATCTATCTTGGGTATCGTAAGATAGAGATGGGGTACCAGCTAGATTTAACAAAAAAAATGGCTTATGTAACCGTGATGCTGACAATATTACTCCTTAGTATTGAGATAACCCTCGGAACCCGGTTGCATTTTTTAACGTTTGTTGGGTGGAATGTTAATCTCAAAGATATTTTTGTACTGGGAATATTTTTCTTTTTTCATGCAGCATTAGTTGAGGAAATATTTTTTCGAGGCCTAATATACAACTATATGTCTCAATTCTTAAAAAAATTTAATTTTGCGCTGCCACTGCTTTTTAATACGATTTTATTTGGGGTAACCCATTTGAATAACGGCGGATTTCCTATGCTTCTCCTTTCTACTCTTGCCGGGTTTTTCTATTGTTTTACCTATATTATTACCGGGAATATTTTTTGTGCTGCTTTTATTCATACTGCAACCAATTTATGCTGGAGACTTTTTTTTGTTATTAATTAGATATTCTGATTTTTCTATGTAGGGTTGCATTATTTTGCTATAATCTAATAAAATATGTTAATAACAGGAGGAATAGTGTATGAAAAAGTATCTTTGGATTTTAGTTGTCATGAGTGTATTTCTTGCAACTAATGTTTTGGCCGGAGAAGAAGATGATGTTCTCGGTAAATGGCTGACCGAGAAGGGGACTTCCCAGGTGGAGATTTTTAAAAACGGGACCAAGTTTAACGGCAAAATTGTTTTGTTAAAAGAGCCTGTCTATGGAAAAGAAGATTCTATGGCCGGAAAGACTAAAGTTGACCGAAGAAATCCTGATCTGTCTAAACGCAATGATCCGCTTCTCGGAAAAGAGATGATCAAGGATTTTGTATATGATAAAGGTGCCAAAAAATGGATTAATGGCAAAATATATAATCCGGAAGACGGAAATATCTATAATTGCTATTTGGCATTTGAAAAAGACGGAAGGTTAATTGTCCGTGGTTCTATTGATGCATGGGGTTTGATTGGAAAAACACAGTTTTGGGAAAAAGTGAAGGAAGAAAACGGTTCAGAAAAATAGCCTTGTTTTCAAATCTTTTTATGGCGCAGCTCCTTAATCAATAATATATTTTGGAATCATTAAATATAGTCTAAATCAATTGGAAACCCAAAAGTTCTATGAAATGTGACCGCACTTGGAGTATACTACTAAAAATTAATTAATGTGAATAATAGAGGAGGGTGACGTATGAGTATAGATCCTAATAAAGTTATTTATTCCATGATAGGAGTAAGTAAATATTATGATAAAAAAGCTGTTTTGAAGGATATTTATCTTTCGTATTTTTATGGAGCTAAAATTGGAGTGCTTGGCCTTAATGGTTCTGGAAAAAGTTCTCTGCTCCGTATCCTGGCTGGTATTGATACGGAATATAAGGGACAGGCGGTATTATCTCAAGGATATACTGTCGGGTACCTTGAACAAGAGCCGAAGCTTGACGATGCTAAAACTGTTAGAGAAATTGTTGAGCAGGGCGTGCAGGAAGTCGTTGATCTGCTAAAAGAATATAATAATATCAATGAAAAATTCGATAACCCTTTGACTGATGACGAGATGGACAAGCTTCTCGCCCGGCAAGGAGTTGTACAGGAAAAGCTAGATGCATTGGATGCCTGGGATCTTGATTCCCGGTTAGAAATGGCAATGGACGCACTTCGTTGTCCGGATGGCGATACTTTGGTTCAAGTTTTATCTGGCGGTGAAAAGAGACGAGTTGCCCTTTGCCGGCTACTCTTACAAAAGCCGGATATTTTATTACTGGATGAGCCTACGAATCATCTTGATGCCGAAACAGTTTCCTGGCTTGAGCAGCATTTACAAAACTATGCCGGAACAATAATTGCGGTTACTCATGATCGATATTTCCTCGATAATGTTGCAGGGTGGATATTGGAGCTTGACCGTGGACAAGGTATACCGTGGCAAGGCAATTATTCCTCCTGGTTGGAACAAAAGCAGAATCGCTTGAAGCAGGAAGAGAAATCGGAAACTGAACGGCAGAAGACTTTGCAGCGGGAATTAGAATGGATCAGGATGTCTCCGAAAGGCAGACAGGCAAAATCAAAGGCGCGTATTAGTTCTTATGAAGCTCTGTTGAGTGACGAAAACGAAAAACAAGCGAAAGAGCTCGAAATCTATATTCCAGCAGGACC from Candidatus Margulisiibacteriota bacterium includes:
- a CDS encoding DUF2147 domain-containing protein; this encodes MKKYLWILVVMSVFLATNVLAGEEDDVLGKWLTEKGTSQVEIFKNGTKFNGKIVLLKEPVYGKEDSMAGKTKVDRRNPDLSKRNDPLLGKEMIKDFVYDKGAKKWINGKIYNPEDGNIYNCYLAFEKDGRLIVRGSIDAWGLIGKTQFWEKVKEENGSEK
- a CDS encoding energy-dependent translational throttle protein EttA, with translation MSIDPNKVIYSMIGVSKYYDKKAVLKDIYLSYFYGAKIGVLGLNGSGKSSLLRILAGIDTEYKGQAVLSQGYTVGYLEQEPKLDDAKTVREIVEQGVQEVVDLLKEYNNINEKFDNPLTDDEMDKLLARQGVVQEKLDALDAWDLDSRLEMAMDALRCPDGDTLVQVLSGGEKRRVALCRLLLQKPDILLLDEPTNHLDAETVSWLEQHLQNYAGTIIAVTHDRYFLDNVAGWILELDRGQGIPWQGNYSSWLEQKQNRLKQEEKSETERQKTLQRELEWIRMSPKGRQAKSKARISSYEALLSDENEKQAKELEIYIPAGPRLGNVVIEASNINKAYGERLLVDGMTFALPPGGIVGVIGPNGAGKTTLFKMITGQEKPDSGVFKIGETVKIGYADQNRDVMDPEKTLYEVISEGQEVIKLGNKEFNARSYISRFNFSGADQQKKVNMLSGGERNRVHLARMLKEGANVLLLDEPTNDLDVNTMRALEEALENFGGCAVVISHDRWFLDRIVTHILAFEGESKVTWFVGSYSDYEADRKARLGHEADQPHRIKYRQLTRI